Proteins encoded by one window of Cuniculiplasma divulgatum:
- a CDS encoding class I SAM-dependent methyltransferase has translation MDHHHHGHEFDYDRMAEMREKTIDVQSVIDFMHIKQGERIADVGSGDGYYSMLLAPKCSKVYSIDISKNGIERENKKIKEKKILNVETILEDMCKMEKIPEVDRVFFSTSFHDFPCMDEIIQKFSQKNKPVFTLLEFKKDSTLGPPSEIKLSPEELNAIFSRNNYVRSDIKFFDHHYIANYSFHKSTN, from the coding sequence ATGGATCATCATCACCACGGACACGAATTCGATTATGATAGAATGGCAGAAATGAGAGAAAAAACCATAGACGTGCAAAGTGTCATAGATTTCATGCACATAAAACAAGGCGAACGAATAGCAGATGTTGGTTCCGGAGATGGATACTATTCAATGCTTCTGGCACCTAAATGTTCAAAGGTATATTCTATAGATATAAGTAAGAATGGAATAGAAAGAGAAAATAAAAAGATAAAAGAAAAAAAGATCCTAAATGTGGAGACAATTCTAGAAGATATGTGTAAAATGGAAAAAATTCCAGAGGTAGACAGAGTTTTCTTTTCAACCAGTTTTCATGACTTTCCCTGTATGGATGAAATTATCCAGAAATTTTCACAAAAGAATAAACCAGTTTTTACACTGTTAGAATTCAAGAAAGATTCAACATTAGGTCCACCATCAGAAATAAAGCTATCACCAGAAGAACTTAATGCCATATTTTCAAGGAATAACTATGTGAGAAGTGATATAAAGTTCTTCGATCATCACTACATAGCAAATTATTCGTTCCACAAATCTACGAACTAG
- a CDS encoding cation:proton antiporter: MTFLLSIFVLLLLAIIMGSVFEYYGLPSVIGELIAGFILGKAVLDLVLPSSIITGISEISLFFIVLLIGVESTTYTLVRNVKKGILLSTTSFIIPLLIMLLFLKIFYGKFGASDIILAVSIGVPSISIISVLLNKYDLMKYEMGNSILASVIFTDIIAFIILSAIVDLKRLNYELVSIVVFLILIFLADHYLRKNSKTVMAFFERLRYQSKSEKLVFGSIILSGLIVASLLDEIGISYVLGAFFAGILISDVIIGKELLGIITRTLGRLNDSFFIPLFFSIAGMEAILPTFNSLGEMTLLIIITILIGGFLDYYAGRKFFSKGSGRVSSGILGGRGAVGVIIATIALEANILNSNQYSAAIFATIIVSVIFSFLLRNQQDNILMEQERFGVKI, from the coding sequence ATGACATTTTTACTTTCAATATTCGTACTTTTGCTTCTTGCCATAATTATGGGAAGTGTTTTCGAATATTACGGCTTACCTTCAGTTATTGGTGAACTAATAGCCGGGTTTATCCTTGGAAAAGCTGTTCTAGATCTTGTTTTACCAAGTTCCATAATAACGGGGATTTCAGAAATTTCTTTGTTCTTCATAGTTCTTCTTATAGGGGTTGAGTCAACAACCTATACACTGGTCAGGAATGTTAAAAAAGGGATCTTACTTTCGACTACGAGTTTCATAATTCCTCTACTAATTATGCTTCTTTTCTTGAAGATTTTCTATGGAAAATTTGGGGCATCAGATATTATACTTGCCGTGTCCATAGGAGTGCCATCAATCTCCATTATTTCAGTGCTCTTGAATAAATATGACCTGATGAAATACGAAATGGGAAACTCCATTCTTGCATCTGTTATATTCACAGATATAATTGCATTCATTATTCTTTCAGCAATAGTAGACCTTAAAAGATTGAATTACGAGCTTGTGTCGATTGTAGTTTTTCTCATATTGATATTTCTGGCAGATCATTATTTAAGAAAAAATTCAAAAACGGTCATGGCTTTCTTTGAAAGACTAAGGTACCAGTCTAAAAGTGAAAAACTTGTATTTGGTAGCATAATCTTATCTGGACTCATAGTCGCGTCTCTCCTGGATGAGATAGGTATATCATATGTTCTTGGTGCTTTCTTTGCAGGTATACTTATCAGCGACGTCATAATAGGAAAAGAACTTCTTGGGATTATTACAAGAACACTGGGACGGTTGAATGATAGCTTCTTCATACCTCTTTTTTTCAGCATAGCCGGAATGGAAGCCATCCTTCCAACCTTTAACTCACTGGGAGAAATGACACTTCTTATAATCATAACAATTCTAATTGGAGGATTTCTTGATTATTATGCTGGAAGAAAATTCTTCTCAAAAGGTTCTGGGAGAGTTTCATCAGGAATATTAGGAGGAAGAGGTGCGGTGGGAGTCATTATCGCTACTATAGCCCTTGAAGCGAACATCCTTAATTCAAACCAATATTCAGCAGCAATTTTTGCAACGATTATAGTTTCAGTTATATTCTCATTTCTTTTGAGAAACCAGCAGGATAACATTCTTATGGAACAGGAAAGATTTGGTGTTAAGATCTAG
- a CDS encoding FAD-binding protein — MNNEVETVEADVLIIGAGGAGMRAAISVNDAGLKPVMVTKSLLGKAHTVMAEGGIACALGNVDPKDNWMVHYGDIIEEGVYISNWKMAEILGKEAPDRVLELERYGALFDRTPDGRIMQRAFGAHTYRRLAHIGDRTGLELIKTLEDQVLHRNIPFYDEMYIVDLIRKDNKIIGAYGIKMNTGKTFVFRAKSVVIATGGSGRVYKVTSNSWESTGDGIGMAYRAGVILRDMEMIQFHPTGMVYPPGVKGLLVTEGVRGEGGILLNSKGERYMLKYSPQKKELDARDVVARANYKEIMEGRGTEHGGVYLDISQKGADFIKHKLPAMYQQFLEFAGVDITKEKMEVAPTVHYMMGGIEVDAETERTNLENLFAAGEVASGLHGANRLGGNSLADILVFGKRAGDSAVNYARSSKFEDIPEEEIEKIRAYVMHFFKEDGKNPYDLIDRLTTCMSENVGIMRDEEHLQKAIKIIKDLKEEFKEVGTKGGVRYNHGLLGCLELGNMLVSCEAIATCASMRKESRGAHARSDFPKKDPAWKANIITYMDEQGNMNFEVKPAAEMPEEYKAYVKPEVYE, encoded by the coding sequence ATGAACAATGAGGTTGAAACCGTCGAGGCAGATGTTCTTATTATCGGTGCCGGCGGCGCAGGAATGAGGGCAGCTATCTCCGTAAATGATGCAGGTTTGAAGCCTGTAATGGTTACAAAATCACTTCTTGGCAAGGCTCACACCGTTATGGCTGAAGGTGGAATTGCCTGTGCTCTGGGAAACGTGGATCCGAAGGATAACTGGATGGTTCACTATGGTGATATAATAGAGGAAGGAGTATACATATCTAACTGGAAAATGGCCGAAATTTTGGGAAAAGAGGCACCTGACAGGGTTCTCGAACTGGAAAGATATGGAGCACTTTTCGACAGGACACCTGATGGCAGGATAATGCAGAGGGCATTTGGAGCTCACACATACAGAAGACTGGCACATATTGGTGATAGAACAGGATTAGAACTCATAAAGACATTGGAAGATCAGGTACTGCACAGAAATATTCCGTTCTACGATGAAATGTATATTGTGGACCTTATAAGGAAGGATAACAAGATCATAGGAGCATACGGAATAAAGATGAATACTGGTAAGACATTTGTATTCAGGGCAAAATCAGTAGTCATAGCAACTGGTGGTTCCGGAAGAGTTTATAAGGTAACATCCAACTCATGGGAATCAACAGGTGATGGTATTGGTATGGCATACAGGGCTGGAGTAATCCTCAGAGACATGGAAATGATACAGTTCCACCCAACAGGAATGGTATACCCACCTGGAGTAAAAGGTCTTCTTGTGACGGAAGGAGTAAGAGGAGAAGGGGGGATTTTACTGAATTCAAAGGGTGAGAGATATATGCTGAAATATTCTCCACAAAAGAAAGAACTTGATGCTAGAGATGTTGTTGCAAGAGCAAATTACAAAGAAATAATGGAAGGTAGGGGAACAGAACATGGAGGTGTTTATCTTGACATATCTCAAAAAGGTGCAGACTTTATCAAGCACAAACTTCCAGCCATGTATCAGCAGTTTCTTGAGTTTGCTGGTGTAGATATAACAAAGGAAAAGATGGAAGTTGCACCAACTGTCCATTATATGATGGGTGGAATTGAAGTTGATGCAGAAACAGAAAGAACAAACCTTGAAAATCTTTTTGCTGCGGGAGAGGTAGCATCAGGTCTCCACGGAGCCAACAGACTGGGAGGCAACTCTCTTGCAGATATTCTCGTTTTCGGTAAAAGGGCAGGAGATTCAGCAGTTAATTATGCACGAAGCTCAAAATTCGAGGATATACCTGAGGAGGAAATTGAAAAAATTAGAGCTTATGTAATGCACTTCTTTAAGGAAGATGGGAAGAACCCATACGATCTCATAGACAGACTTACAACATGTATGAGTGAAAATGTAGGTATAATGAGGGATGAGGAACATCTGCAGAAGGCAATCAAGATAATCAAGGATTTAAAGGAAGAATTCAAGGAAGTTGGTACAAAGGGTGGAGTTAGATACAACCATGGATTACTGGGTTGTCTCGAACTTGGCAATATGTTGGTCTCCTGCGAGGCAATTGCAACATGCGCTTCCATGAGGAAGGAAAGCAGGGGTGCCCATGCGAGATCAGACTTTCCTAAGAAAGACCCAGCATGGAAAGCCAATATAATAACATACATGGATGAACAGGGAAACATGAATTTTGAGGTAAAACCGGCGGCAGAAATGCCAGAGGAATATAAGGCATATGTAAAGCCAGAGGTGTATGAATGA
- a CDS encoding succinate dehydrogenase/fumarate reductase iron-sulfur subunit translates to MSDDISVKVFRFDPETEKEGKFVEYKVPYVDGMVVLDTVRYVEEKIDPTISIRWNCKAGKCGSCSAEINGRPSLMCKTRVDEVGKNITVAPMAAFPLIKDLVTDVSKNWEIARKIPMFTPKEGLEKPWRINPKDVERSKEFKRCIECFLCMDVCHVVREHFTPYFGPRHIVKAASWDMHPLDGLDRSRMLNEEGGMGYCNITKCCTEVCPEHIKITDNAIIQEKERAVDRQYDPIAMLIKNRRHKEKVVK, encoded by the coding sequence ATGAGCGATGATATAAGCGTGAAAGTATTCAGGTTCGATCCTGAAACAGAAAAGGAAGGGAAGTTTGTAGAATACAAGGTTCCTTATGTTGATGGAATGGTTGTTCTTGATACAGTAAGGTATGTTGAAGAGAAAATAGACCCAACCATTTCAATAAGATGGAACTGCAAGGCAGGTAAATGCGGTTCATGCTCTGCAGAGATAAATGGAAGGCCTTCCTTGATGTGCAAGACCAGGGTTGATGAAGTTGGAAAAAACATCACCGTTGCGCCAATGGCAGCATTTCCATTGATAAAGGATCTTGTTACGGATGTCTCAAAGAACTGGGAAATTGCAAGAAAGATTCCAATGTTTACACCAAAGGAAGGTCTTGAAAAACCATGGAGAATTAATCCTAAAGATGTGGAAAGGTCCAAGGAATTTAAGAGATGTATAGAGTGTTTTCTCTGCATGGATGTATGCCACGTTGTCAGGGAACATTTCACACCATATTTTGGGCCAAGACACATTGTAAAGGCGGCCTCATGGGATATGCATCCTCTGGATGGACTGGATAGATCCCGGATGCTCAATGAAGAGGGTGGAATGGGATATTGCAATATAACTAAATGCTGTACTGAAGTATGTCCAGAGCACATAAAAATAACTGATAATGCAATCATTCAAGAAAAGGAAAGAGCCGTAGACAGGCAGTACGATCCAATAGCAATGTTGATCAAGAACAGAAGACATAAGGAGAAGGTGGTGAAATAA
- a CDS encoding mechanosensitive ion channel family protein, with protein MKSQTNLMYSFSFFLLFGFLLDVLNLPYLVKKAQLFYLAAYYSVEIFPIYLRYELSKYGTILQVIISLAIALVLIFQIRKMMRLRSSIRGNTLRYVFINYVINIIAYFIIFVVILSALGINIDSLLTSSILLAALIALAGQSLIGNILGGIMMEISKPFKPGDNVWIFPWSSSSSLMGLQLAVFFQKYYSKDVLYVQGIRGKVIDITMNYTKILADDGETINVPNAVVALGAFQLGPKSGSFAIRYEVPKHVTPDELRKNVFEVTESMGIEKKDQRFLVDETTLNTYLIMIEFPKLRDQNLRTRIFDNLRLRLEPMRIFPVSDRNR; from the coding sequence ATGAAAAGCCAGACAAACCTGATGTATTCCTTTTCTTTTTTCCTTCTATTTGGATTTTTACTGGATGTATTAAATTTACCATATCTTGTAAAAAAAGCCCAATTATTCTATTTGGCAGCCTACTATTCAGTGGAGATTTTTCCTATTTACTTAAGGTATGAATTATCAAAGTACGGTACAATTTTACAAGTAATAATATCTCTAGCCATCGCCTTAGTTCTCATATTTCAAATAAGGAAGATGATGAGACTCCGATCCTCCATAAGAGGAAACACATTGCGATATGTATTTATCAACTATGTGATAAATATCATTGCATACTTCATAATTTTTGTCGTGATCCTCTCAGCACTTGGCATTAATATTGATTCCTTACTTACAAGCAGCATACTTCTTGCCGCTTTAATTGCACTTGCCGGTCAGAGTCTTATAGGGAATATACTGGGAGGTATAATGATGGAAATCTCAAAACCTTTCAAACCTGGTGATAATGTGTGGATATTTCCGTGGAGCAGTTCAAGCTCCCTAATGGGACTTCAATTGGCTGTATTCTTTCAGAAATATTACTCAAAGGATGTGTTATATGTACAGGGAATAAGGGGGAAGGTTATTGATATCACTATGAATTATACAAAAATATTAGCTGACGATGGGGAAACAATAAACGTACCCAATGCTGTGGTAGCTTTAGGGGCATTTCAACTGGGTCCTAAGAGCGGAAGCTTTGCCATAAGATATGAGGTGCCAAAACATGTCACGCCAGATGAACTTAGGAAAAACGTTTTTGAAGTTACAGAAAGTATGGGAATAGAGAAAAAAGATCAAAGATTTTTGGTAGATGAAACAACATTGAATACCTATCTAATCATGATAGAATTTCCAAAACTAAGGGATCAGAATCTCAGAACAAGGATTTTTGACAATCTCAGGTTAAGACTTGAGCCAATGAGAATATTCCCTGTTTCTGATAGAAACAGATAA
- a CDS encoding nucleotidyl transferase AbiEii/AbiGii toxin family protein: MQTLILNSLADFPLVFKGGTYLWLFHGLRGFSEDLDFTVDGKLIDKIPELTSHSISLMGISNELKIIKNNTITLFYRILSQGPLYTGNLDSTPVYVEMSKREKVIDKPIALRFNFPEYSLPVRILSGMSLDEVASEKLMDIYTRKKTRDIYDLFFLIKMKGTKFNREMVDKKLEFYNMSFDKESFIEEIKKQEDYFNKALNNIVMEELPDIKYIIKVIGSWLD, from the coding sequence ATGCAAACATTAATATTAAATTCATTAGCAGATTTTCCGCTGGTATTTAAGGGTGGGACATACCTGTGGTTGTTTCACGGACTAAGGGGGTTTTCAGAGGATCTGGATTTTACTGTTGACGGAAAACTAATTGACAAAATACCGGAATTGACAAGCCATAGTATATCACTCATGGGCATAAGCAATGAATTAAAAATTATTAAAAATAATACTATTACACTATTTTACAGGATATTATCCCAGGGCCCTTTGTATACTGGAAATTTGGATAGTACACCGGTATACGTTGAAATGAGCAAGAGGGAAAAAGTAATAGATAAACCAATTGCATTAAGATTTAATTTTCCCGAATACAGTCTACCTGTGAGGATATTATCTGGAATGTCCCTGGACGAGGTTGCCTCAGAAAAATTAATGGATATATATACTAGGAAAAAAACTAGAGATATTTATGACTTATTCTTTTTAATTAAAATGAAAGGTACTAAATTCAACAGGGAGATGGTAGACAAAAAACTTGAATTTTATAATATGTCCTTTGATAAAGAATCATTCATTGAAGAAATCAAGAAACAGGAAGATTATTTCAACAAAGCACTGAATAATATAGTTATGGAAGAATTGCCCGACATTAAATATATTATTAAGGTTATAGGATCATGGTTGGATTAA
- a CDS encoding thiamine pyrophosphate-dependent enzyme, which translates to MGKTTAEVIIDTLFNLGVERIYGIPGDSLNPVMDAIRKNGKIQFIQVRHEEGAALAASFESKISGKVTACMGTSGPGSIHLLNGLYDAKMDHSSVIALTGQVETDLIGTDYFQEVNLGSIFQDVSVYSTEVLNPSSAQEIAKRAFREAKYRHGVSHLTLPADIMRLQSQYNEQLMEQSPETAQYDPDLTKVKNIIEKSSKPVLFIGKGARGCGDKIMDFSEKIGAPIIYALNGKGIVDDMDKRVAGSLGLLGTKPSMKAVEGADLIIMLGTSYPYVQFIPENLVTVQVDTDPISIGKRRRSDIGIICDTMTFLNKIEVNPKVKKYYSSIESTKSEWIEALEKKEHYDSGLIHPESVPAIISRYADKNATVVVDTGNVTVWGVRNFRTTSGRKFVYSSWLGSMGIGIPGTVGASFSSESQVIGLIGDGSFAMSMPELVTIKKYKRPVKLFVFNNSELGMIKFEEEVMGFPNFGTDLFPLNFASIGEAIGIKSFRVEKYDQLEPAIRESLSIRDEPTIVDVVIDPDEAPMPPKLNFSQVKGYITSLLKEKLE; encoded by the coding sequence ATGGGAAAAACTACAGCTGAAGTCATAATCGATACATTATTTAATCTCGGAGTTGAAAGGATATACGGTATACCGGGGGACTCTTTAAATCCAGTAATGGATGCAATAAGAAAGAATGGAAAGATTCAATTTATTCAGGTAAGGCATGAAGAGGGGGCTGCCCTTGCTGCCTCCTTTGAGTCAAAGATATCTGGCAAGGTAACAGCCTGTATGGGAACAAGTGGGCCAGGATCGATTCACCTTTTGAATGGTCTATACGATGCTAAAATGGATCATTCTTCAGTGATCGCATTGACTGGACAGGTAGAGACGGACTTAATTGGAACAGATTACTTTCAGGAAGTGAATCTGGGTTCAATCTTTCAGGATGTGTCAGTATACAGTACCGAAGTTCTTAATCCATCAAGTGCACAGGAAATAGCCAAAAGAGCATTCAGGGAGGCAAAATATCGTCATGGTGTGTCGCACCTTACACTTCCTGCTGATATAATGAGGTTACAATCTCAGTATAATGAACAGCTCATGGAGCAGTCACCGGAAACAGCTCAATACGATCCTGATCTTACTAAGGTTAAAAATATTATAGAAAAGTCCTCAAAACCAGTTTTATTCATTGGAAAAGGTGCAAGAGGATGCGGTGATAAGATTATGGATTTCTCTGAGAAAATAGGGGCACCCATAATTTATGCGCTTAATGGAAAGGGCATAGTTGATGACATGGACAAAAGAGTTGCAGGAAGTCTTGGTCTTCTTGGAACAAAACCGTCAATGAAGGCAGTTGAGGGAGCAGATCTTATTATAATGCTGGGTACATCTTATCCATATGTACAGTTCATACCAGAAAATCTCGTAACAGTACAGGTAGACACAGACCCCATATCCATAGGCAAGAGGAGAAGATCTGATATAGGAATTATATGTGACACAATGACTTTTCTCAATAAGATTGAGGTTAATCCGAAGGTTAAAAAATATTACAGTTCAATTGAATCAACAAAATCAGAGTGGATTGAGGCTTTGGAAAAGAAAGAGCATTATGATAGTGGTCTTATTCATCCAGAATCAGTACCAGCAATCATCTCAAGATATGCAGATAAAAATGCAACAGTTGTAGTAGATACAGGAAATGTTACGGTGTGGGGTGTTAGGAACTTCAGAACAACATCCGGAAGAAAATTTGTCTATTCTTCATGGCTGGGAAGCATGGGTATTGGCATTCCAGGAACTGTTGGAGCATCATTCTCATCAGAATCACAGGTTATAGGGCTTATAGGAGATGGTAGCTTTGCAATGTCAATGCCAGAACTTGTAACAATAAAGAAATATAAGAGACCAGTGAAGCTCTTCGTTTTCAACAATTCTGAACTTGGAATGATAAAATTTGAGGAGGAAGTCATGGGGTTCCCAAATTTTGGGACAGATCTTTTCCCACTAAATTTTGCAAGTATTGGAGAGGCAATTGGAATAAAATCCTTCCGGGTTGAAAAATATGATCAACTGGAGCCTGCCATAAGGGAAAGCCTCTCCATCAGGGATGAACCAACAATAGTTGATGTGGTCATAGATCCAGATGAAGCCCCAATGCCTCCCAAGCTGAATTTCAGTCAGGTAAAAGGTTATATAACATCACTGTTAAAGGAAAAGCTAGAATAA
- a CDS encoding DNA adenine methylase, producing MTEAIIYEEEFEEISEDISRFLPMEINHYIEPICGSMETFINLNLKKQLPFPVLSDPDNSLISIYEYVKVMPEEFYQAMENSYRGRTKGALLALRKRYREIMNQGTMEEAAIYLQINVLNATRSKNLGIFGIFKDTTQGNKKREFPTETEIVEFSRMLQRTAIKRGSYRTVRRELSKNDFIFLNLRKHRSGFYSSDRKIEQTGQFKIFMDDLEMFQKKNIRTIIKFPAKYRLINNIGIHESANLNKIILEKSKSYEIWKNF from the coding sequence TTGACTGAAGCGATTATTTACGAGGAAGAATTTGAAGAAATCTCAGAAGATATTAGCAGATTTCTTCCCATGGAAATTAATCATTATATTGAACCCATCTGCGGCTCAATGGAAACATTCATAAATCTAAATCTAAAAAAACAACTACCATTTCCAGTACTATCTGATCCTGATAATAGCCTCATATCCATATATGAGTATGTAAAAGTTATGCCGGAAGAGTTTTATCAGGCCATGGAAAACAGTTACAGGGGAAGAACAAAAGGAGCACTTCTGGCATTGAGAAAGAGGTATAGGGAAATCATGAACCAGGGAACAATGGAAGAAGCAGCTATCTACCTACAGATAAACGTATTAAACGCAACGAGAAGTAAAAATTTAGGAATATTCGGAATTTTTAAAGATACGACACAAGGTAACAAAAAACGGGAATTTCCAACTGAAACCGAGATAGTTGAATTTTCCAGGATGCTCCAGAGAACAGCTATAAAGCGAGGCAGTTACAGGACCGTTAGGAGGGAATTATCTAAAAACGACTTCATATTTTTGAATCTTAGGAAACACAGAAGTGGATTCTATTCCAGTGATCGTAAAATAGAGCAGACAGGACAATTCAAAATTTTCATGGATGATTTAGAAATGTTTCAGAAAAAGAATATCCGTACTATAATAAAATTTCCAGCAAAATATAGACTAATTAATAATATCGGTATTCATGAGAGTGCTAACTTAAATAAAATCATTTTAGAAAAGAGCAAGAGTTATGAGATTTGGAAGAATTTTTGA
- the purE gene encoding 5-(carboxyamino)imidazole ribonucleotide mutase, with the protein MSKVAVIMGSQSDYEVMKDACEVLRSFQVDCESKVVSAHRTPKMMYEFAEKASSRGIEVIIAGAGGSAHLPGMVAAISNLPVIGVPVMTKALNGIDSLLSIVQMPSGIPVATVAINNSKNAALLAVRILSLKYPELAFKMRNYMEKERESVENTRLP; encoded by the coding sequence TTGTCGAAGGTTGCGGTTATAATGGGCAGTCAGTCAGACTACGAGGTTATGAAGGATGCATGTGAGGTTTTGCGATCATTTCAGGTGGATTGTGAATCAAAGGTTGTGTCAGCTCACAGAACTCCAAAGATGATGTATGAATTTGCAGAGAAGGCTAGTTCCAGAGGGATTGAAGTCATTATTGCAGGTGCAGGAGGCTCTGCCCATCTCCCTGGAATGGTGGCAGCGATTTCAAATCTGCCAGTTATAGGCGTCCCGGTAATGACAAAGGCACTCAATGGAATCGACTCGCTTCTTTCCATTGTTCAGATGCCGTCAGGAATTCCCGTTGCGACAGTTGCGATTAACAATTCTAAGAATGCTGCACTTCTGGCGGTAAGAATCCTATCTTTGAAGTATCCGGAACTTGCATTCAAGATGAGGAATTACATGGAAAAGGAAAGGGAAAGTGTTGAAAACACAAGATTACCATAA
- a CDS encoding 5-(carboxyamino)imidazole ribonucleotide synthase — MKTQDYHKTIGIAGAGQLGTMMILESRGLPIKFNVYSESQSDPAVSIADRFYSSNQYKEFVDESDIVTFEFEHINRKLLEYAEKEGKLRPSLKSVELKMQRHLEKEFLKSRNFPVGEFMVAHGGKKALELALPMEKFVIKRSEGGYDGKGQYYYYDMSNFPVDSEEIFVVEKFVEYDSEASIICARDINGSFYFYEPSYNLNKSGILIWNSSPINNNELRSQMIEISSRLLKELEYVGVMGIEFFLTKDGPLINEYAPRVHNTGHHTLMGSSYSQFEMHVRCVMGLPVSQPSTYVPSGIVNIIGLSLSDIQLNDILKLGNTRVYDYRKKEVRKKRKMGHVCLTADSNEELKEHIENVLKIIYKSDMNQYI; from the coding sequence TTGAAAACACAAGATTACCATAAAACCATAGGAATAGCAGGTGCAGGACAGCTTGGAACAATGATGATACTTGAATCCAGAGGTTTGCCCATAAAATTCAATGTTTATTCTGAAAGCCAATCAGATCCTGCAGTTTCAATTGCAGATAGGTTCTATTCTTCGAATCAATACAAAGAATTTGTTGATGAAAGTGATATTGTCACCTTTGAATTTGAACATATAAACAGGAAACTCCTGGAATATGCAGAAAAAGAGGGAAAGTTAAGGCCATCATTAAAATCTGTAGAACTGAAAATGCAGAGGCATCTGGAGAAAGAATTCCTAAAATCTAGGAATTTTCCCGTAGGTGAATTCATGGTAGCCCATGGTGGAAAAAAGGCTCTTGAGTTAGCTCTTCCTATGGAAAAGTTCGTGATTAAAAGGTCAGAGGGTGGATACGATGGAAAGGGACAGTACTATTATTATGATATGAGCAACTTTCCCGTTGATTCTGAAGAAATTTTTGTGGTTGAAAAATTTGTGGAGTATGACAGTGAGGCTTCAATTATCTGTGCAAGAGATATTAACGGCAGCTTCTACTTCTATGAACCTTCCTATAATTTGAATAAAAGTGGGATTCTTATATGGAACAGTTCCCCTATAAATAATAATGAATTAAGATCACAAATGATTGAAATTTCAAGCAGACTCCTGAAAGAGCTAGAGTATGTTGGGGTAATGGGTATAGAGTTCTTTCTTACCAAGGATGGTCCACTAATAAATGAATACGCACCGAGGGTTCATAATACTGGTCACCACACACTCATGGGTTCAAGCTATTCGCAGTTCGAGATGCATGTTAGATGTGTAATGGGACTTCCAGTGTCTCAGCCTTCAACATATGTTCCATCGGGTATAGTTAACATTATTGGACTCTCGTTAAGTGACATCCAGTTGAATGATATACTGAAACTTGGAAATACAAGGGTTTACGATTACAGAAAGAAAGAGGTCAGAAAAAAGAGAAAGATGGGTCATGTCTGTTTGACTGCGGACAGCAATGAGGAACTTAAAGAACACATTGAAAACGTCCTTAAGATCATATATAAAAGTGATATGAACCAGTATATTTGA